A single genomic interval of Cucumis sativus cultivar 9930 chromosome 5, Cucumber_9930_V3, whole genome shotgun sequence harbors:
- the LOC101221931 gene encoding B3 domain-containing protein At2g31420, with translation MALEMCGYEINLVIQKQLTDTDLNKNHGRLSMNTKLLSFDFATEEESELLSEQENKNKRGINVMVLDDVLEERMVCLKKWKIGSGEVYCLMTHWNSMVEKRGLKSGEEIQVWSFRKDDEDEAHRLCLALVKLATC, from the coding sequence ATGGCACTAGAGATGTGTGGGTATGAAATAAACCTAGTGATTCAAAAACAACTTACTGATACGgatttaaacaaaaaccatGGTCGTTTGTCGATGAACACAAAACTACTATCGTTCGATTTTGCAACCGAGGAAGAGAGCGAGTTACTGAGCgaacaagaaaataagaacaagaGGGGGATAAACGTAATGGTATTGGACGATGTTCTAGAAGAAAGAATGGTTTGTTTGAAGAAGTGGAAAATTGGAAGTGGAGAAGTTTACTGTTTGATGACACATTGGAATTCGATGGTTGAAAAAAGGGGATTGAAGAGTGGAGAAGAGATTCAAGTTTGGAGCTTCagaaaagatgatgaagatgaagctCATCGTCTTTGCTTGGCTTTGGTTAAATTAGCAACTTGCTAA